In the Pseudomonas sp. DTU_2021_1001937_2_SI_NGA_ILE_001 genome, one interval contains:
- a CDS encoding copper resistance protein B, with amino-acid sequence MKRMPVWRGPTLLLGASLALLPPCGEAAMDHAGHMDMGAPPLGSVAAPAHADHPMPAAGQPDAHAGHHAPAEPGAPSPVPALTDADRAAVYQDPAGHRMHDDAWRHQLRMDRLEWQDARHGSALAWDLDGWVGGDINRLWLRSEGERSQGRTEHAEVQALWGHAISPWWDLLGGLRQDFQPGSPQTWAALGIQGTPLYGLETEATAYLGEGGQTALRLEAEYDLLLTQRLILQPMAELNLYGRNDPAREVGTGLADSELGLRLRYELHREFAPYVGVTWKRLHGQSAELADDPRSEARLVLGVRFWF; translated from the coding sequence ATGAAGCGCATGCCCGTCTGGCGCGGCCCTACCCTGCTGCTGGGTGCCAGCCTGGCGCTGTTGCCGCCTTGCGGCGAAGCGGCCATGGACCACGCCGGCCACATGGATATGGGAGCACCACCGCTCGGCAGCGTCGCAGCGCCCGCGCATGCCGATCACCCGATGCCTGCGGCAGGACAGCCTGATGCGCACGCCGGCCACCACGCTCCGGCCGAGCCTGGCGCACCCTCCCCGGTGCCCGCCCTGACCGACGCCGACCGCGCGGCGGTGTATCAGGACCCCGCCGGTCACCGCATGCACGACGACGCCTGGCGTCATCAGCTGCGGATGGACCGCCTGGAATGGCAAGACGCCCGGCATGGCAGTGCACTGGCGTGGGACCTCGACGGCTGGGTCGGTGGCGATATCAACCGCCTGTGGCTGCGGTCGGAGGGCGAACGCAGCCAGGGCCGCACCGAGCACGCCGAGGTGCAGGCGCTCTGGGGCCACGCGATCTCACCCTGGTGGGACCTGCTCGGCGGCCTGCGCCAGGATTTCCAGCCCGGCAGCCCGCAAACCTGGGCAGCACTCGGCATTCAGGGCACGCCGCTGTACGGACTGGAAACCGAGGCCACCGCCTACCTGGGCGAAGGCGGCCAGACCGCGCTGCGCCTGGAAGCCGAGTACGACCTGCTGCTGACCCAGCGGCTGATTCTGCAGCCCATGGCCGAACTCAACCTGTACGGTCGCAATGACCCGGCGCGCGAAGTCGGCACCGGCCTGGCCGACAGCGAGCTGGGGCTGCGCCTGCGCTATGAGCTGCACCGCGAATTCGCACCCTATGTCGGGGTGACCTGGAAACGCCTGCATGGCCAGAGTGCAGA